In Arthrobacter sp. StoSoilB5, one genomic interval encodes:
- a CDS encoding substrate-binding domain-containing protein — MLSSKSAKTRLLAAGAVLTLGALSLTACGGGSTPSSSGNTNEKIGVSLIVKTTSNPFFVSMQDGAKKAAAADGVDLKLAAGKADGDEDTQIQAIENAISKGDKGILITPNGPSVVDALKKAKDAGLFVIALDTPPDPADAADITFATDNFAAGELIGKWTAQQLAGKKAVIALVDLFDDKVVSVDYNRDQGFLTGLGIDTADKKKNGDEAKTGKYTGGKGGEYEIVGSQASQGAEDGGRTAMETLLAKNPNINVVYTINEPAAAGAFEALKSAGKEKDALIVSVDGGCSGVNNVKSGVIGATAQQYPVKMAELGVKAIVDLAKTGKKPANSEGLDFFNTGVELVTDKPVDGVKSITTTEASQICWGK; from the coding sequence ATGTTGAGTTCCAAATCGGCCAAGACCCGCCTTCTTGCCGCTGGTGCAGTCCTGACCCTGGGCGCACTAAGCCTCACAGCATGCGGCGGCGGTTCCACGCCCTCGTCCAGCGGAAACACCAATGAAAAGATCGGCGTTTCGCTGATCGTGAAGACCACGTCCAACCCGTTCTTTGTGTCGATGCAGGATGGCGCCAAGAAGGCTGCCGCGGCGGACGGCGTTGATCTCAAGCTTGCCGCAGGCAAGGCCGACGGCGACGAAGACACCCAGATCCAGGCCATTGAAAACGCGATCTCCAAGGGCGACAAGGGAATTCTCATCACGCCCAACGGTCCGTCGGTAGTGGATGCCTTGAAGAAGGCCAAGGACGCCGGCTTGTTCGTGATCGCCCTGGATACCCCGCCGGACCCCGCCGATGCCGCTGACATCACGTTTGCCACGGACAACTTTGCCGCCGGTGAGCTGATCGGCAAGTGGACCGCCCAGCAGCTGGCGGGCAAGAAGGCTGTGATCGCACTCGTGGACCTCTTCGATGACAAGGTTGTGTCCGTTGACTATAACCGTGACCAGGGCTTCCTGACTGGACTGGGCATCGACACTGCCGATAAGAAGAAGAACGGCGACGAAGCCAAGACCGGCAAGTACACCGGCGGCAAGGGCGGCGAGTACGAAATCGTCGGCAGCCAGGCCTCCCAAGGCGCCGAAGACGGCGGACGTACCGCCATGGAAACCCTGCTGGCCAAGAACCCCAACATCAACGTCGTCTACACGATCAACGAGCCTGCCGCTGCCGGTGCCTTCGAAGCACTGAAATCCGCAGGCAAGGAAAAAGACGCCCTGATCGTCTCCGTTGATGGCGGCTGCTCAGGCGTGAACAACGTCAAGTCCGGCGTGATCGGCGCCACCGCACAGCAGTACCCGGTGAAGATGGCCGAGCTTGGAGTCAAGGCCATCGTTGACCTCGCAAAGACCGGCAAGAAGCCTGCCAACTCCGAGGGCCTGGACTTCTTCAACACCGGTGTCGAGCTCGTCACGGACAAGCCCGTCGACGGCGTGAAGAGCATCACCACCACTGAGGCGTCCCAGATCTGCTGGGGCAAGTAA
- a CDS encoding putative quinol monooxygenase, with translation MTKTLYAEFTVKEGSETRVAEMMAELTGHVRNEPGNVTFLPYTRETNPREYFVFEVYRDEEAFQEHISAEYGQKFNTELAQHIEGDGSVLTWLRPLI, from the coding sequence ATGACCAAAACCTTGTACGCAGAATTCACCGTCAAGGAAGGCAGCGAAACCAGAGTCGCTGAAATGATGGCAGAACTCACCGGGCACGTCCGCAACGAACCCGGCAACGTCACTTTCCTGCCCTACACCCGCGAAACCAATCCACGGGAATATTTCGTGTTCGAGGTCTACCGCGACGAGGAAGCCTTCCAGGAACACATCAGCGCGGAATACGGCCAAAAGTTCAACACCGAACTTGCCCAACACATCGAAGGCGACGGATCCGTCCTCACCTGGCTAAGACCACTGATCTAG
- a CDS encoding LacI family DNA-binding transcriptional regulator: MKNVADLAGVGIKTVSRVVNDEPGVSEETRQKVLRATEQLQYHLDITAGSLKRSGRKTQSIGLLLPSVSNPFSGEIHRAMEDALAVRGIAVFASSLDDDPDRERKLISAFLGRRVDGLVLTTIAKSQAYMIPEHSRDMPLVFIDREPVGIEADAVVTDNEVGAAAAAAHLIKHGHTKLAYLGDRTDIQTAVKRRTGFLDEIGRSGIATSTVAVRENLHDEETALRAARELLTSENPPTAIFSSQNLVTFGAMRALKSLGLHHKVALVGFDDFTLADMMEPGVTVIAQHPERIGKLAAERILARIDGDNRAPQTYIVPTELIPRGSGEILPPN; encoded by the coding sequence ATGAAAAATGTCGCTGATCTTGCCGGGGTGGGCATCAAGACGGTCTCAAGAGTGGTGAACGACGAACCCGGCGTTTCGGAGGAAACACGGCAAAAGGTCCTCCGGGCAACGGAGCAGCTGCAGTACCACCTGGACATCACGGCGGGGAGCCTGAAGCGTTCCGGCCGCAAGACGCAATCCATAGGATTGTTGCTTCCGAGTGTGTCCAACCCCTTCAGCGGCGAGATTCACCGCGCGATGGAAGACGCTTTGGCTGTGCGGGGAATCGCCGTCTTCGCTTCAAGCCTGGATGACGATCCGGACCGCGAAAGGAAGCTGATTTCGGCTTTCCTGGGGCGCCGGGTTGATGGACTTGTGCTGACCACGATCGCCAAGAGCCAGGCGTACATGATCCCGGAACACTCACGGGACATGCCCTTGGTGTTCATCGACCGCGAGCCCGTGGGGATCGAGGCCGATGCGGTAGTCACGGACAACGAGGTGGGCGCCGCGGCGGCAGCCGCGCATCTCATCAAGCATGGCCACACCAAACTGGCCTACCTTGGGGACCGGACCGATATCCAGACTGCCGTGAAACGGCGCACAGGTTTCCTGGACGAGATCGGCAGGTCCGGCATCGCGACCTCCACGGTTGCGGTCCGCGAGAATCTCCACGACGAGGAAACTGCTCTCAGGGCTGCACGCGAACTGCTCACTTCGGAGAACCCACCGACGGCGATCTTCTCCAGTCAGAACCTGGTGACATTCGGTGCCATGCGGGCGCTGAAATCCCTCGGGTTGCACCATAAAGTTGCCTTGGTCGGATTTGACGACTTCACCCTGGCCGACATGATGGAGCCCGGAGTCACCGTGATTGCCCAGCACCCTGAACGGATCGGAAAGCTCGCTGCCGAGAGGATCCTTGCAAGGATCGACGGTGACAACCGCGCACCGCAAACCTATATCGTCCCAACAGAACTCATCCCCAGGGGCTCCGGCGAGATACTGCCGCCGAACTAA